A window of Opisthocomus hoazin isolate bOpiHoa1 chromosome 3, bOpiHoa1.hap1, whole genome shotgun sequence genomic DNA:
GGGGGGAAGTTTCTGGGTGCTGGGGCATCAGCAGGAGAGGCGAGGGGTTGCATACCAGCCCGGCTCGGGTGCTTATGTGCTTATGGTCTATTTTGAGGCTCTGGCCACGCGGCGCTAAGCGGCCGCTGACCTGGGGAAGGGACCAGCTTCAAAAGAAGAGTCTGGCAGGTAACAACCCAGGGAAGCACCAAATTTCTCTCGTCTCTGAGCGGGACTGGCAGCACCATGTCCTCCTCTCGGGCCCATCCTCTCTTAGATGTTGGCATTTCCATGGTGggaattgattttcttttttgattttcccCATCCCATTTTTGCCATCCTTGAAGGTAAAGATGCCCCAGGTTGCAAGGCCGGGGTGCTCTATAGGGAGTGATGCGCCAGCAGCGATGGGGATGCGGATGAGCGAGCAGGGGAACACGTCTACCACCAGCGCTGGGGAAACTGGTCGCCCATGaccccctcctctgctccctgcctccccAAGAAAGCTCATTTGTGGGCAGCTTAGCTGGCCTAAGAGCATTAGAGGTGCATTTGGTGGACGTTAGCCGATCGAGCAGCGCCGGGAGCGTGTAGCCGATTAGGGGCAGGAGCGGCTGGTTGCGACGGGGTGGAAATATTTGCCGTGCGTTTCAGGGACACAACGGTGAGGTCTGGGGGGGACaggatgggtgctggggggagtcAGCTTGCATAGCTCGGGTATTTAAAAACACCATCTGGGTGCTGGTGTTCGGTGGGGTGAGAACAAGCCCCTTCCCTGCCATGTGCTTTTCACTGGGGGCGAGCATGTGTTGTCCCCCCGCCACTTTCCTGTGCTATTTCAGCTTTTCAGACAGTTTcaggtttttctttaaatactgcCTCACTTTCTAATCTGCTGTTTCCTGCGAAGATGAGTGTGATCATGGTTGCTCGTGTGGGATGTGGCGGGTGCTGGTGCATTTGGGGTTACTGTGAACCCCCTTGCACCGGCCAAGGGCTTCCTTGGagccagcctggggaggagaacaccCTCACCACCGtgtttccctttccctcccctgcaGCCTCGCTCTCCGCTGGGATTTATggaggtgctgaggagcagctctgagccccgcagcccccggcagcccgcTCCGTGAAGCAGTGCCCGGCCGCTTCGCCTCGTCTCGCCCGGCATCCCGATCCTCCGACTCAACCATTCAAGGCTCCCGTGCATGGATCGCCCCAGCGAGGGACCGCTGCCGGACGCCGCCGACGCCGCCCCGTAGGCTCCCGGCCCCCCGTGCCACCCCTAAGTACTCCACATACCCCGATGGGGTAACGTGACGGGGGTCACCCTCCCGCCACCGCCACCCCCCCATATGCAGAGGCCTTTCTAGAGCGCCGGGGAGCGTGCAGCACCGGAGGCGGCAGCCGCTCGCCATCACACACACGCCGAGGACGCCGACACTAcagcaaagggattttttttttgtttaattattattattattatcattaatattatttttttgccGCCTGGCTTTTTCCCCGCGGGGGCTTGCGGTGTGTCGAGGAAGCCGGCGCGCTCCCAGGAGCTGGGATTATTTGCACAACGTCTGTATATTGAGTTCTCgatcctgtttttattttttaagcgcAGAGgggttgttgggggttttttgccccTCCACGCCAcgcttttcttggttttttttgcccACCATCATCGGCACCACCTCACCCTCCTTCTGTCCCACCATGGCCCGGATGAACCGCCCTGCGCCAGTGGAGGTCTGCTACAAAAACATGAGGTTCCTGATCACCCACAACCCCACCAACGCCACGCTCAGCACCTTCCTGGAGGTAAGGAGGGGAGGCTGGAAGGGGTGGACCAGGGCCCAGCTGCGCATTTTGAGGCTAAAAGCTGATGTAGAGATGCAGCAGGGATCCGTCCTCCGTAGGACAAGGCAGCAGCACATCCACTTTGGTACCCACAAAGTGGTATCCACTTTGTTATCTGCATGTCCACTTTGATTCCCtgcaggggtaatggttttaaactaaaagaggtagatttagactggatataaggaagaaattttttaccatgagggtggttaggcactggcacaggttgcccagagaggtggtagatgccccatccctggaaacgtttaaggccaggttggatggggctctgagcaacctgacctagttgaagatgtccgtgCTTGTTGTAggtggttggactaggtgacttctaaaggtccctcccaacctaaaccatcctatggttctgtgattctactgtGACCCTGGTGGCTTCCTGTCACAGCGAGTCTGATCACCGCTGGCTTTTTTTTGGCAGTACATTTTGGGGAACCCCAAGCGCAGTGTTTGGGTACAGCAGAAATGGAGCAGAGTTTCCCTGTTCCTGTTGTATCCCCTGCCAGCTGCACCAGCACATCACATCAAGGGGCTTTGCAGTGATGGACATGGATGCACAGAACCTCCCCTGCATCTCCCAGCACCTCGATAAGGACTTTTCATCCCAAATATTCCAGCGTCTTTCCAATGCCTGGAATGTGTTGGGTGGTGTACGAGGAGCTGGAGTGCTTGGTATTGCATGAACCAGCGCCAAAGCCCTGCCTGGGAGTGCTGcctccagcactggcagcagccagGAGTTAAGGGAGGATTAATAGGTGCGTGTCTGCAGTCCAGAGTGAAAGGCTTTGACTTACTCTTTTTGTCAGTGCCTGGGGGAAAGGCAATGTTCTGCAGGTACGGTCGAGCTCGCACAAGCAGCTTCTGCTTACAAGGAGGCGTTTTTGGATGTTGCTGCGTTCGTGGAGGGACCTGGGGCTGCGCATGAGCCTGGCGAAGGGTTTTTCCCTTAAACCACGTTGAGGTCTGATGTGCTGGCACCAGAGGCATCCTCTGAGCTCAAGGAAACCCTCCCAGTGCATACCCCAAAAAACAAGCGGGAGTACCACCAGCTCGGAGAGTCTCAGGAAGGCCGTTGGGATTTGGGGATGGCCACCCCATGCTGCACACAAGGCGATGGGAACGGCACCAGTGGGAAGGGGGAAAATTCCCCTTTCCTCCAGCTTCTTAGATTTTTGGCTGAGCTGCCACGTGTGCAGGGGTTTGCTGTGGTCTGGCAAGCACAcatggggaagggaggagatggATCCTTGAAGGGGACGATCTGACGTGGTGCCCATCAGGGCCGGCACGCCGACACGTAATCCAGGGGCAATCCGTGCAACAGGCGATAAGCCGTGCTGGAAACAGCCCAAGTCCCATGCCCAAGCCTGCAGCGCGCTGGAGTCGTGACAGCACACAGTAACGAGGTCAAGAAGGAGCCCCTGAGCAAACTGCAAGATGCTGAGCACGGTTGGCGGGGTGCgctgcgacccccccccccccccccccccagccacttcTGTGCGTTTCTGCAGTGGGAGTTGTGACCTCGTCAGGCACAAATAATTTCTCCTTCAGGGAATTTGCACCCATGTCTGAGATGTTTCTTTGGGGTGTAAAGTCCCTGCTGGTGCGGCCgtcagagtttaaaaataaacagcaccGTTGGCACTCATGACTTCAAAGAAGGTGCTAGGTAAAATCCTATGGTGGCCACACAGCTTTTGTGCCCTGGGATTTTCTTGTGCTTCCCAGGTTGGATGGACCACAGAGGAGTTTGACCAGGGTCCAGAGGTGGGGCACAGCACTGCTTTAGGGTCTGTAGGGGGTCTGTGTGGTCATAGCAGGGCTTGGATGTGTTGGGGTTAGCTGGAGTGCGACTGGCAGAGTTTTTTCAGAcaccttctccttccctccccaggacCTGAAGAAGTACGGTGCCACCACAGTTGTGCGAGTGTGCGAAGTGACCTATGACAAGACCCCCCTGGAGAAGGACGGCATCACCGTCATGGTAGGTGGGCGGCGGGATGGGTGCCGGGGAGGGCTGCCCACGCCGCTGCTGAAacatccccatccctggggtctgcTTGAAacatccccatccctggggtctgcTAAACGCTCCGTTTCGGATAGACCAGATTGGCATCACGCTTGCCCAGGAGCAGGGTTTgaagcccagctccatccctgcgGTGAGGCGGGCGAGCCCCCTGCTCCCCGACCTGACATAAGGCTGGTGCTGTAAAAAAAGAAAGCGCTGCCCACGCACCCGAAACTGTGACTCATGCGGCTGAGTCggcagctgccttccctgcccGCCGCTCAGCCTTGAAAGCATCCAGGGGATGAGAGCGCCTGATCCCACGTGGAAGATGTGCGTGGTTCCCGTTACCCTAGACGTTATCTTATCGAGGAGGGGGgagtgcagggtttttttgctctTCCAGCAGCCGGCCAGTGCAGCTCTGGGGGATGAAAGGGAGCAGGCAGCAAGTAGGAaaaggcagggaggcagagcaggcagctgcctgggctgCATCTTGGCTGATAACTAATTGGAGATGATGTCAGGCGTGATTGCCCTGCCAGggagttcagctccagctggaaAGTGAGGCTCTGCTCACTATTTAGGAAAGCGTTTGGAAGCGCTTTGTGTCTCCTGGGGTGGTCCTCTGGGTGTAGATCCTCTCTGTATAGCTCTTTCTATATAACATATATCCTATAGAGTCAGATAGCTATATCCTAAATCCTCTGGGATATAGGTAAATAATAGATCCTACATCTCTCTAGATACAGACCCTCCAGATGCAGATCTCTCTAGATGTAGATGCTGTGTCTCTATAGGGTGTAGCTTACAGAGAAAGATAGCTATATCCTGCATATAGGATCTGTATGTAGGAGGTCATCTCTGCTCTCTGGCAGACCAGATTCTGCCTTTTACCTAGTTTCTGACTGGAGTCCTTCAGTCTGTTTTTCTGTATCTGAGATATCCATACCTCTCTACATGCCTTATATAGAAGGAGATCTGTGTCTAGGATATGTTGTATACAGGGAGATATCTATATCCTACATATAGAAACTATGCAAGGCACTACACGGAAACTATATAGTTTCTCTATGTAAGACACAGGTTTCTATAACTATATAGAAAATGTATAAGATATATAGAGCAATATCTATATCCTGTGTATCTACGGATAGATGTATCTATGCAGATACAGACATCTCTCTATATATCgctgtatatatatgtaaaatatataaaaatgaattgtagaatcatagaatgctttgggttggaaaggacctttaaagatcatctagcccaacccccctgcagtgagcaggcccatcttcaactagaccaggttgctcagagccccatccaacctgagctCAAATGTTTCTAGAGATGTGGAATCTACAACCTCTCtaggtaacctgttccagtgtttcaccaccctcactgcaaaaaatttcttccttgtatctagtctgaatgTCTGTGTGTAGAAACTATATCCGATCCCTTTCTTTGGGGAAAGGGCACAAGTTGGTCAAGGCCTATCTCTGGGGCGGTGTGCCTGGGAGCTGGCATCTGCAGCTGCGATGCCCATGGTGGTCTTGTCCTGGATGTGCTCcttggggcgttttggtggcacAGGAGATCCCGAGCAATCTCTAAAATTGATGACGGTTATTGAGTCATGCCAGATGCAGGTGTCCCGTGCCACGGACATCTGCTTGGAGGCTACATGCATTGGTGGCTCCTCAACTGATGATGCTCCTCCCAGCCACGATGCCAGGGCAGCGCTAGGTGCTTCGGCAGTTCTGCCAGCAGGTCGGAGATGGGGCAGAAATGCTGCCGGACAACTGGCACAGTGTGGGTTTTGCTGTAGGAAGGTTTGTGGTGCAAGATGGATATACTCTGTTGGATATACcaatactgtttaatgtcttcatcaatgacatggacagtggggttgtgtgcaccctcagcgagtttAAGAATGACACCAAGATGAACGGTTGCattcgacacgctggagggaagggatgccatccagatggaccttgacatgcttgaggagtgggcctgtgcaaacctcgtgaagttcaacaaggccaagtgcaaggtcctgcacatgggttaggGCGAtcacaagcacaaatacaggctgggtggaggatgggttgagagcagccctgaagagaaggacttgggaataCTGGGGGATGAAGAAtgggacatgacccagcagtatgtgctcgcagcccagaaagccagctatatgctgggctgcatcaaaagcagtgtggccagcagggcaagggacaggcttctgcccttctgctctttcctggtgagacctcacctggagtcctgcgtccagctctggagccctcagcacaggaaagacatggagctgttggagtgggaccagaggaggaccacaaaaatgatccaagggctggaacacctctcctgtgaggaaaaacaaagagtttgggctgttcagcctggagaagagatgtctgcggggggaccttattgcagcttttcagtatagAAAGGGgccttacaagaaagatggagagagacatttaccaaggcctgtagtgatagaacaagggaccaagatttttaactgaaagagggagatttagactgtatatgaggaagaaattttttatgatgatttttaactgaaagagggagatttagactgtatatgaggaagaaattttttatgatgagggtggtgaggaggaccaggttgcccagagaagttgtggatgcctcctccatGGAAGTGTTCGAGGTCAGGCTGATCAGGACTTtgagcaaccagatctagtgaaagatgtccctgtccatggcagggggattggaactgtaaggtcccttccaacccaaacccttctataATTCGACAATTTTGTGATAGGAAGTGTTGTCCCCAGTGCAAGCCGGTGACCTGCCCTCATGGCTGAAGCAGTGCTTTTCAGGCGCCACGGGGAGATGATGATCTCGTAGGACAGGCACAGGCCGTGCAGGGTGGGCTGGCTGAAGTATTGGGGTACCCTGACGCCCAGCACACTCCTTTCCTAGCAAAACCACGCTGAAATCCCATTATAGGATCAAAGACTGAAGTGAAGCTCAGCAGCTTCTTTTGTCATCTTACACCAACGATGACCAGCACAACAGCTTAGTGACTCACTCCTCAAACACGAGGATTATGGCCCCATGCTTCCTACTCACCACAGATCGCTGTGCCATGTCCCATCCAAGCAAtgctcccctgcctgtccccctctCCCACTGCTGCGTAGCCagtggccacacttctcctgccAAATATATTTTGGGAGAGAGTTCACCATTTTGTGAGAGACACAGCCTCGACTGGCTACCAGTGCCCATGAGGAAAGACCGTCCCTTCCTCAAAATGCTGCAACAGTTGCAGACAAGGAGGGGGACACTTTTTCCCCCATAGCGGAGCCCAGGGCCAGGGGGTGCTTAATGCAGCACCCATTTTACCCACTTCGTCACCGAGCCCCGACGTTGAGTCCATGCAGCTTAAGGATGAAGCTCAGAAGAtgaatgcttctttttttgtccCTTAAGAGTCTTTCCTGAAGGATGCTATTTAAATGGCCCCATTTGGAGGGGACTTTGTCTGGAAGGACAGAGGACAGAGCCCTGCACCTCTCTCTGTGGCTGCATTGGGCATTCCCTGGAGCATGCTTTCAGGGCGTGTGTGTTCACCTTCGCCTCCATGTGTTGCAGCAAGCAGGATTTTGGCACTGCATCAGGTTGTGAGATTTCAGCTATCTCCAAGCCACCTAGCCATCTCCAAGCCACCTTTGCTCAAACTTCCTACAAAGTGGCTTTGCGCTCCCAAGCGCTGGATTTAGGCAGGAGCTGGTGGGAAGGATGGAAGTTGCATCGCAAGCTCAGTGTGGTCGTCCACGCTGGGGGGAGGCAGGTGATGGCCACcctgctctgcagaggcaagAGGACGTGGGGACCATATTGCAGATCCTGTAGGTGCTCCTGAAGGCTGAACCTGTCCATAGGAGATGGCAGGACCCCAAACCTAGACCCGTATGGTTGCAAACCCTGAGCCGAAGCGGCCAGGCGATTCCTGCATGCCGGACAGTGCCACAAAAACCTGCTACATCCCCGCAGAGCTGACCTGCAAGCCCAGTTCCTGGCACACACAAGGTCCAAAACACCATCGCCCTGAATAAAAAGCAATCCCCTGAGTTTCTCCCCACGGTCTAAGAGTGTTTCTCTCTTCTCCTGACCTTGCCCCCGCCTTGCAGGATTGGCCGTTCGATGATGGAGCGCCTCCTCCAAGCAAGATAGTGGAAGATTGGCTCAACTTGCTGAAAACCAAGTTCTGTGAAGACCCTGGCTGCTGTGTGGCCGTGCACTGCGTGGCTGGCCTCGGGCGGTAAGTCAGAGCCCTGCACCCCAGCTGCCACCCCACCCATGAAAAACCATgccctctctcctccttccaTTCCCTAATCCCCCAGTGAGCAGGGATTTTGCAACCTTAGTGggaatatgggggggggggggggggatgtgtgcTGCCTTAGCTTCCCCTTGCACATCTTAGAGCCAAATCCTGGGCACCGAGGGACACCTGGGGTGCTCAGTGCTGTCCTGCTGGTGCCCTGCAACTGTTGTGCTTTTGCTAAGAGCTCATCGTGGAAATACTGCAAAATGCCTCCCGCTACAACTGGGAGCTGATGATTTTTGAGAGCTGCTGCATTTTGCTACTCCCCCTGCCACAGGTCAGGTTTTGCATATGTATTTACATCCCCTTTCCAATAGATTTCCCACCAAAGTCTTTGTGCTCgttgctctgagcaacctgatccagctgagtATGTCCCTAcgcattgcagggaggttggactagatggcctttaaaggtcccttccaacccaaactattctatgattctacactgCTATGATTAGAAGAGCAGCAAACAGCTGCCAGCCCCATCCTAGGGGTTTTACCCCAAAATGCTTGTTGGGGCAGCACTTGCAGCCAAATGGCAAAGAAATTACAAACTAAAAGCCAGCACTGGCGATTGCCCATAAGTGCCACCATAACAGCCCAGCAGCGTGTCCCCTCACCCCAGGATGGGATGTCAGCCTCTGGGCCATGTGGCTGGCGAGTGACCGCCACTGCCATTGCCTTTCAGCGCTCCCGTCCTCGTCGCGCTGGCCTTGATCGAGAGCGGGATGAAGTACGAAGACGCCATCCAGTTCATCCGACAGTAAGTCGAGCAGCGTTTCAGTGTTGGCAGAGAAGGCAGCCCCTCTCTGAGGGAACAGAGAGATGTGGTGTGTCCCAGGGTTTTTCAGGACACCGGGGCTACTTTTCTCTGCTTCggaggaggaaaagagaggtGTTGGCATCGAGCACCCTGTGCCTTTGTGTCAGGGCTGGGCAGCAGTTGAGAGCTCCCTGGGGGGCTTTGGGCAGGTGCCCTGCTTCTGACAGCTGCCCCATGCATTTGCTTCCTAGCTCTCCATGTCCTGTGACTCACAGGGTGGATGAGCAAGAAAAGCAGCTGGGGTCGGTGCACTTCTCCATCCAAGGAGGACCCCTGGGCCTGCAgtctggtgaggccacacctcaaatactgaattcagttttgggcccctcactacaagaaggacattgaggtgctggagcatgtccagagaagggcagtgaggctggtgaggggtctggagaacaagtcttacgaggagcagctgagggagctggggctgtttagtctggagaagaggaggctgaggggggacgttattgctctctacagctacctgaaaggagggtgtagtgaggcaggtgttggtctcttctcccaagaagcaagggataggacaagaggaaatggcctcaagttgtgtcaggggaggtttagactggatattaggaaaaatttctttcctgaaaaagtggtcagacattggaacaggctgcccaaggaggtggtggaatccccatctctggaggtgttaaaaaaatgtgtagatgtggcaattcaggacatggtttagtaggcctggtggtgttgggttgatggttggacttgatgatcttagaggtctttccaaccttaaggattctatgattctccaaaATCCCTTCCTGCACCAGGTAGGGGGAGCTCAACACTTGGACAGGGATGGGTTCGGGGTGGGAGGTCTTCTGCCACACCACTGACCATGCCGGCCcttctctgtccctgcaggaagCGCAGAGGAGCCATCAACAGCAAGCAGCTGACATA
This region includes:
- the PTP4A3 gene encoding protein tyrosine phosphatase type IVA 3; protein product: MARMNRPAPVEVCYKNMRFLITHNPTNATLSTFLEDLKKYGATTVVRVCEVTYDKTPLEKDGITVMDWPFDDGAPPPSKIVEDWLNLLKTKFCEDPGCCVAVHCVAGLGRAPVLVALALIESGMKYEDAIQFIRQKRRGAINSKQLTYLEKYRPKQRLRFKDPHNHKNKCCIM